The Cetobacterium somerae ATCC BAA-474 genome includes a window with the following:
- a CDS encoding sodium:solute symporter family protein, producing MTNFNWFLDGGLVGFYILLSLIVGIFIKKYVRNVNDFLVAGRSVDLHVGMASLAATEFGIITCMAASQLGYRYGFAGATVGIIMTIVMFIVGKTGFCIEPLRKAGVVTIPEFFEKKFGSRVRWASGVVIVLGGLLNMGVFLRTGGEFLVYVAGLNPKYLEITMTVLLIIVALYTILGGMLSVLVTDYMQFLLMSIGLILTTFTVFIKVGWNKLFDTVITQYGAGGINPFVHPKLGWQYVLYTTLVLTATVLTWQTMVSRVLSAKDEKVAKKMYTKTSIFYIVRSLIPVLWGVTALVLVKLDAVGGNPLYAMPKMLSVLLPSGIIGLLVAAMLAADMSTDSSYLLGWASVIYNDILVIFHKNSWSEKRAIFINRILIGIIGVFLLLYGLWYPLKSDLWIYMTLTATIYSVSVSTLLIAACYWEKANDWGAFATIIVGALIPGGFLVAQQIPTLSPITDAIGPYYSGIASFIFAWIAMVVGSLLKISIKEKDRVLEEEIA from the coding sequence ATGACAAATTTTAATTGGTTTCTTGATGGAGGATTGGTTGGGTTTTATATTCTACTAAGTTTAATTGTGGGGATTTTTATTAAAAAATATGTTAGAAATGTTAATGATTTCTTAGTTGCAGGAAGAAGTGTTGATTTACATGTGGGGATGGCATCACTAGCAGCAACAGAATTTGGAATAATAACATGTATGGCAGCAAGTCAATTAGGATATCGTTATGGATTTGCTGGAGCAACTGTAGGAATAATAATGACAATAGTTATGTTTATTGTAGGAAAAACAGGATTTTGTATTGAACCTCTTAGAAAAGCAGGTGTTGTGACAATTCCAGAATTTTTTGAAAAAAAATTTGGAAGTAGAGTTAGATGGGCTTCTGGAGTTGTAATTGTTTTAGGTGGACTTTTGAATATGGGAGTATTTTTGAGAACAGGAGGAGAATTTTTAGTTTATGTAGCAGGATTAAATCCAAAATATTTAGAAATAACAATGACAGTTTTATTGATAATTGTAGCTTTGTATACTATATTAGGTGGAATGTTATCGGTATTAGTAACAGATTATATGCAGTTCTTACTTATGAGTATTGGACTTATTTTAACTACATTTACAGTATTTATAAAAGTTGGATGGAATAAACTATTTGATACAGTTATAACGCAATATGGTGCAGGAGGAATAAATCCATTTGTACATCCTAAACTAGGTTGGCAATATGTTTTATATACAACATTAGTATTAACAGCAACAGTTTTAACTTGGCAAACAATGGTTTCTAGAGTTCTTTCAGCTAAAGATGAAAAAGTTGCTAAAAAAATGTATACTAAAACAAGTATATTTTATATTGTAAGATCATTGATTCCAGTGCTTTGGGGTGTTACAGCGTTAGTTTTAGTAAAGTTAGATGCTGTAGGAGGAAATCCGTTATACGCAATGCCAAAAATGTTATCAGTTTTACTACCAAGTGGAATAATTGGACTTTTAGTAGCAGCAATGCTTGCAGCTGATATGTCAACAGATTCATCATATCTTTTAGGATGGGCAAGTGTAATATATAATGATATTTTAGTAATATTTCATAAAAATTCTTGGTCAGAAAAAAGAGCTATATTTATAAATAGAATTTTAATAGGAATAATAGGTGTATTTCTTTTATTATATGGATTATGGTATCCATTAAAATCAGATTTATGGATTTATATGACATTAACAGCAACAATTTATTCAGTGAGTGTATCAACTCTTCTAATAGCAGCTTGTTATTGGGAAAAGGCTAATGATTGGGGAGCTTTTGCAACAATAATAGTTGGTGCTTTAATACCAGGTGGTTTTTTAGTTGCTCAGCAAATACCAACTCTTAGCCCAATAACTGATGCAATAGGACCATATTATTCAGGGATAGCATCATTTATTTTTGCTTGGATTGCCATGGTGGTTGGTTCTCTTTTAAAAATATCAATTAAAGAAAAAGACAGAGTTTTAGAGGAGGAGATAGCATGA
- a CDS encoding sulfatase-like hydrolase/transferase: MLEKKNNVIFVIADDLGYWALGSYGNKDAITPNLDRLAHEGKKFENFFCASPVCSPARASIFTGRIPSQHGILDWLDEWENGTTTEEYLKGQNTFVDILSKNNYTCCMSGKWHMGAAEKPQNGFKYWYSHQKGGGPYYNAPMYKDGELVYEEEYITDKITDYALEFLEKHSNDKNPFFLSLNYTAPHSPWNSKNHPKELLDLYENCEFLSCPRETYHPWKIAETFEGNEEERKDVLKGYFASLTSMDLNIGRVLKFLEDKKILEDTLVIFTSDNGMNMGHHGIFGKGNGTSPLNMYDTSVKIPFIMYKKGEFIPEVVDKLLSHYDIRHTILEYLKLDDHLDKNIKYPGKSFKNILENKNTEETGHIVIYDEYGPTRMIRNDRFKYVHRYPDGPYEFYDLQKDPDEKINAIDNREYSEILKEMRYELLSWYSQHVNPEIDGATLPVYGGGQKKLAGKWGKYDKDAFGRYSSKYIFTSDDELREKVIEIKLESKIQ; the protein is encoded by the coding sequence ATGCTAGAGAAGAAAAATAATGTTATTTTTGTTATAGCAGATGATTTAGGTTATTGGGCTTTGGGAAGTTATGGAAATAAAGATGCAATAACTCCAAATTTAGATAGATTGGCTCATGAAGGAAAGAAATTTGAGAATTTTTTCTGTGCATCTCCAGTGTGTTCACCTGCAAGAGCATCTATATTTACAGGAAGAATTCCATCTCAACATGGAATATTAGATTGGTTAGATGAATGGGAGAATGGAACAACAACAGAGGAATACTTAAAAGGACAAAATACATTTGTAGATATTTTATCTAAAAATAATTATACTTGTTGTATGAGTGGAAAATGGCATATGGGAGCTGCAGAAAAACCTCAAAATGGATTTAAGTATTGGTATTCTCACCAAAAAGGAGGAGGCCCCTACTATAATGCTCCAATGTATAAAGATGGAGAGTTAGTTTATGAAGAGGAGTATATAACTGATAAAATAACAGATTATGCACTTGAATTTTTAGAAAAACATTCAAATGATAAAAATCCATTTTTTCTGAGTTTAAATTATACAGCTCCTCATTCGCCATGGAATTCTAAAAATCATCCAAAAGAGTTATTAGATTTATATGAAAACTGTGAATTTTTATCTTGTCCACGAGAGACGTATCACCCTTGGAAAATAGCTGAAACTTTTGAAGGAAATGAAGAAGAGAGAAAAGATGTTTTAAAAGGATATTTTGCATCATTGACTTCAATGGATTTAAATATAGGTAGAGTTTTAAAATTTTTAGAAGATAAAAAAATATTAGAAGATACACTGGTAATCTTCACAAGTGATAATGGAATGAATATGGGACATCATGGAATTTTTGGTAAAGGAAATGGAACAAGTCCATTGAATATGTACGATACATCAGTAAAAATACCATTTATAATGTATAAAAAAGGAGAATTTATTCCAGAAGTTGTAGATAAATTGTTAAGTCATTATGATATAAGACATACAATATTGGAATATTTAAAATTAGATGATCATTTAGATAAAAATATAAAATATCCAGGAAAAAGTTTTAAAAATATATTAGAAAATAAAAATACTGAAGAAACAGGCCATATTGTTATATATGACGAATATGGTCCAACACGAATGATAAGAAATGATAGATTTAAATATGTACATAGATATCCTGATGGTCCATATGAATTTTACGATTTACAGAAAGATCCCGATGAAAAAATAAATGCAATAGATAATAGAGAATACTCAGAGATTTTAAAAGAGATGAGATATGAACTTTTAAGCTGGTATTCTCAACATGTAAATCCAGAAATAGATGGAGCTACATTACCTGTATATGGTGGTGGTCAAAAAAAACTTGCAGGAAAATGGGGAAAATATGATAAAGATGCTTTTGGAAGATATAGTTCTAAGTATATCTTTACAAGTGATGATGAGTTAAGAGAAAAAGTAATTGAGATAAAATTAGAAAGTAAAATACAATAG
- a CDS encoding GNAT family N-acetyltransferase yields MNIYKDKNSNFVTLKLAEASDAKEIIDFYKRVGKETTYLSFGENEYLVTVEQQTSIIKDISKSKNNIMILALVDSQIVGIGTISSSKRKKSEHVGVLGIVISQNYFNNGIGSILMKNLIDWCKNNKITTKISLSVRKDNLKAVALYEKFGFRIEGVLINETLIDGEYFDILAMGLILAKI; encoded by the coding sequence ATGAATATTTATAAAGATAAAAATAGCAATTTTGTAACTTTAAAATTAGCTGAAGCAAGTGATGCTAAAGAAATTATAGATTTTTACAAAAGAGTTGGAAAAGAAACAACTTACCTAAGCTTTGGAGAAAACGAGTATTTAGTGACAGTTGAACAACAAACTTCAATAATCAAAGATATTTCTAAATCAAAAAATAATATCATGATTCTTGCACTAGTCGACTCACAAATAGTTGGCATTGGAACTATCTCTTCAAGTAAGAGAAAAAAAAGTGAACATGTTGGAGTTTTAGGCATAGTTATTAGTCAAAACTATTTTAATAATGGAATTGGATCAATACTAATGAAAAATTTAATTGATTGGTGTAAAAATAATAAAATTACAACTAAAATAAGTTTATCCGTTCGAAAAGATAATTTAAAAGCTGTTGCTCTTTATGAAAAATTTGGGTTTCGTATAGAGGGTGTTTTAATAAATGAAACTTTAATTGATGGAGAATATTTTGACATTTTAGCTATGGGACTAATCTTAGCAAAAATCTAA